A stretch of Aythya fuligula isolate bAytFul2 chromosome 1, bAytFul2.pri, whole genome shotgun sequence DNA encodes these proteins:
- the LOC116485365 gene encoding secreted frizzled-related protein 2-like, protein MLVLAKILVFALSGFLRVVKGFDIGLSTKCVEIPEEMDMCHEIGYSEMRLPNLMGHTSMAEVILKSTTWQHLVHTDCHPHVRTFLCSLFAPICLDTFIHPCRSMCVGVRDSCAPVLACHGHSWPDSLDCDRFPADEDMCLASLTKEYKYLHKVLPKPACQTCPAVEEFFTHKRVLEVFCDNNFAVKVKLSKKRTLLGDQEYNIECQVEFITQGSLLPYETQNMIQQWLLINENCTQKMTQTHRPMVYLLVGKVEEGIILVNQVYRWQRRDSQLTLATQKWRYHKCL, encoded by the exons ATGTTAGTGTTGgcaaaaatacttgttttcgCTCTGAGTGGTTTCCTAAGAGTGGTAAAGGGCTTCGACATTGGATTATCCACCAAATGTGTAGAGATACCCGAGGAGATGGACATGTGCCACGAGATTGGGTACTCCGAAATGAGGCTTCCCAACCTGATGGGACACACAAGCATGGCAGAGGTTATCCTAAAATCCACCACCTGGCAGCACCTGGTGCACACAGACTGTCACCCTCATGTGAGGACATTCCTCTGCTCTCTGTTTGCACCCATCTGTTTAGATAC ATTCATCCATCCTTGTAGGAGTATGTGTGTAGGTGTCCGGGACAGCTGCGCACCCGTGCTTGCCTGCCATGGGCACTCCTGGCCAGACAGCCTGGACTGCGACCGATTCCCTGCGGACGAGGACATGTGTCTGGCATCACTTACAAAGGAGTATAAATACTTGCACAAAG TCCTACCAAAGCCTGCATGCCAGACCTGCCCAGCAGTGGAGGAATTTTTTACACACAAAAGAGTTCTTGAAGTTTTCTGTGACAATAACTTTG cagtGAAAGTAAAGCTATccaaaaaaagaacattacTTGGTGACCAAGAGTATAACATTGAATGCCAAGTGGAATTTATTACCCAGGGCTCACTCTTGCCTTATGAAACTCAGAACATGATACAACAGTGGCTGCTTATCAATGAAAACTGTACACAGAAGATGACTCAAACACATCGTCCTATGGTATATCTCCTTGTGGGGAAGGTTGAAGAGGGTATCATTTTAGTGAATCAGGTTTATCGCTGGCAGAGGAGGGACTCCCAGCTGACTTTGGCCACTCAGAAGTGGAGATATCATAAGTGcttgtaa